Proteins from a genomic interval of Diprion similis isolate iyDipSimi1 chromosome 10, iyDipSimi1.1, whole genome shotgun sequence:
- the LOC124411810 gene encoding endoribonuclease LACTB2: MTSLTSIPTVSRISNRVIRILGCNPGPMTLQGTNTYLVGTGPRRILIDAGDKTTSTEYTKHLTEVLRSENATLEHLLLTHWHHDHIGGVSAVKALVESRVTEPNKSEKSGISKSDRLRVSKLPRAPDDLENISDDERSLKWETMENGQSFRTEGATLTVKWTPGHTTDHACLKLEEENAIFSGDCILGEGTAVFEDLRDYMASLSEILDISPNIIYPGHGPVIEDPVPRIKFYIAHRQQREKEILDVLYKHATDTPMSEIDVVRHVYKDTPENLWIAAAENVNHHLKKLLKERKVCGGTGAWLKCV; the protein is encoded by the exons ATGACCTCATTGACATCTATTCCTACCGTGTCGCGAATATCAAACCGTGTCATTCGCATCCTCGGCTGCAATCCAGGCCCAATGACGTTGCAGGGGACTAACACGTACCTCGTTGGTACAGGACCAAG ACGGATTCTGATCGATGCGGGTGACAAAACAACGTCGACCGAGTACACGAAGCACTTGACCGAGGTGCTTAGGAGCGAAAACGCGACATTGGAACACCTTTTGTTGACTCACTGGCACCATGATCACATCGGTGGTGTGTCGGCGGTGAAAGCCTTGGTGGAATCCAGAGTAACCGAACCAAACAAGTCGGAAAAATCGGGAATTTCAAAGAGTGATCGACTCAGGGTGTCGAAGTTACCCAGGGCACCAGATGACCTTGAAAATATCAGCGACGACGAACGTTCATTGAAATGGGAGACCATGGAGAACGGGCAATCGTTTCGGACGGAAGGGGCAACTTTGACAGTGAAATGGACTCCAGGACACACGACGGATCATGCATGCCTGAAACTCGAAGAAGAGAACGCGATCTTCAGCGGCGACTGCATTCTGGGCgagggaacggccgtcttcgagGACCTCCGCGACTATATGGCCTCACTATCCGAGATCCTTGATATTTCTCCAAATATCATTTATCCAGGACACGGACCGGTCATCGAGGATCCTGTGCCTCGAATAAAGTTCTATATCGCTCATAGGCAGCAGAGGGAAAAGGAAATCCTTGATGTCCTCTACAAGCACGCCACCGACACACCGATGTCGGAAATTGACGTAGTCAGACATGTTTATAAA GATACACCCGAGAACCTCTGGATTGCAGCTGCTGAGAACGTTAACCATCATCTGAAGAAGCTTCTGAAGGAGCGGAAGGTCTGCGGTGGAACTGGAGCCTGGCTCAAATGCGTTTGA